ACATGCTATCTAACACATCCGTAAAAGTCAATCCATGCGAAACTCCACCATTAAATTTATCTCCTGAACTAAACGGACTGGAAGTATTAATTGGATAATTTTCCATCACATTAGCTACAGCTCTAACTAACGCTTGCCAAACCCTTTCATCTTTAGTATATTGATAGTAAGCTAATAAGCCACGATAAAAAGTTGTTTTCGACCATAATTCGCCATTTTCTGAACTAAAGTGATACCGAAGTTCTTTGTCATAAATGCCAAGATAACCATCGGCATCTTGTGTTGCCAAAATGCGCTCCACATAGCGATGAACTTTTTCAATGCCAGCTTGGTCATCAATCATAAACACATTTCTAATATAAGCATCCCACCAGTTGGATTGCGTTTCTGAATTCCACCATTTGTATTGCTCACTTCCTTCAACATCTCCTGCTTTTAGATTGCCTAAATCTTTGACTTGACTATTTTTATGCAATCTTCCCGAACCATAAATAGGATCATTAATCAAATCGGGAACTAATTGGTCTAAGTGGCCTAAATAACCCTTTATGTCTTTCTGCATTTGTTCTTTGAGCCAACCGGTTGGTTTTATAGTTCCAAAAGGAAGTCGTTGTAACTGCTCTTGTGCTGTTATCATAAGGAAAGGAAATTGGAAAAGTAATATCACTATTTTCTTCATAATTAGTTGTTTGTCATTTCAAAGGTAAGCGTTCCGCCTGCCATAATTTCTTTATAAGTAATGAATGATTTTGCTATTTTACTTCCATTCAGAAATCTATTTTCGTTTACACTATTTTCATTGGAATAATTATTAGCTTCAATTTTAAATTCTTTTCCATTCTTTAAATGGAGTATGGCTTTTTTTATTTGTGGACTCCCAAAAATAAATTCTCCATTAGCTGGATTTACCGGATAAAACCCTAAAGTAGAAAGAAGATACCAAGCACTCATTTGGCCGCAATCATCATTGCCAATCATACCATCTGGAGTATTGTTATGAAATTCATTGATGACTTTGTGAATGTATTTTTGACCTGTTTTGGGTTCGTTAGTAAAAGCATACAAATACAAAATATGATGACTTGGTTCATTCCCATGAGCATATTGCCCAATCATAGCCTCTTGTCCCAAAAATTTATTCGGATTTTCAGCTTCTGTGGTAAAAAAAGCATTTAATTTCTTAGTGAAGTTTGCTTTTCCTCCTAACAATTTAATGACTCCATTAACGTCATGTTGCGCTGGTGTCCAAAAATATTGCCAAGCATTAGCCTCAGTATAATCCCCGGGATTGTTAAGGGGAGAGGTGGCTTGCAGAGGATTAAAAGGACTACGCCAGTTGCCTTTAGTGTCTTTTCCTCTAAAGAAGGTGGTTTCGTTGTCAAAAATATTTTGGTAATAAAGAGCTCTTTTAAAAAAAGTAGTGGCTATTTTCTTTGACCCTAATTTCCTTGCCATTTCCGCAACACACCAATCGTCATAACCACTTTCTAAAGTCCGAGAAACGGCTTCATTATCTAATTTGTCAAATGGATAATACCCATATTGAGTATACAATTCCCAATCCGAATTAATATGCGATTTGGTAGAAGTCTCGACCATCGCTTTCAAAGCTTCGTTTTTATCAAAACCGGTAAAGCCATTTTGATAAGCGGATAGTAGCATCGGAATAGCATGATTGCCTATCATACAATAATTGTCTTGTCCCCAAGCCGTCCAAATAGGCAAGAACCCTTTGGCTTTATGATGAATGAGCATTGAATTGATAATCCCATTGACTTTTTCAGGGGCTACTATTTGTAACAACGGAAAAGCCCCACGATAAATATCCCAAATCGATAGGGTAGAGTAGTATTCCTTGTTGGGCGCTAATGCTATCTGGTCATTTACACCTCTGTATTTTCCATCAACATCAGCTATATTAGAAGGTTGTAAAAACAAATGGTATAAGGAGGTATAAAAGATTTCTTTTTGTTTTTGTGGAGCTTCAATGTCAATGCGGTTCAAATAAGTATCCCAAGCTTTTTTGTTACGGATTACAACGGCATCAAAATCCCAATTTGGAATTTCAGTTTGCCTATTGAGTTTAGCTCCAGCAACGGAAACTGATGATAAAGCTATTTTCACCTTTAATTCTTTGCTATCATTTAAATTAAAATCTAAAAAATACCTTGGTGCTTTTTCATTAGCTTTCTTCTCCAATAATTGACTAGAGACAAAAGGTTGGTCAAAAGTCAGAGTAAAAAAGTACTTTCGGTTAACCCAGTTTTGTGTAGCGCAATAGCCCGAAATAGTGGTGCTATTTTCAATTTTTACATCACTTTCAACTACCAATCCTTTGGGATTAGATTCATCAAAGACAAAATGCAAACCATGTTGTAAATCAAGAAGAACCTTCGCTTCTTTCTCTGGAAAGGTATACCGATGAAATGCCACTCTTTCAGAACAAGTCAGTTCTACTTTCACATCATCTTTTTTAGTCAATGTGTAATAACCCACTTTTCCAAACTCCGTATTTTTATAATACCCATTTTTTAAGTTTTCTTTTTTAGGGTTAATAGGAAGCAAAAGAACATCGCCCATTTCATTAATGCCAGTCCCACTAAAACGCGTCTGAGAAAAACCTAGAAGCAAAGTATCTTTATATTGATACCCACTAGTATGATTCCAACCATGATCTTTGTTATCAGGACCTGGTTGTACCATTCCAAAAGGCATCGACGGTCCAGGAAAAGTGTGACCAGTTCCTTCTGTTCCTATGAAGACGTTGACATATCTATAATTGTTTTGCGCAAAGCAAAAAGAAATAAAGAGAAGCAGAAAGAAAGATAAGAGGGGGTTTCTATTGAATACCATAAGTAAACTTGATTATAATCAAAAATAAGTTTTTTAACCGCCAGTAAATAGTACAAAAAATGAAAATAATAATACTATATTGTTTAGTTTTGAGGTAATAATCCAATTTCACAACAAATAAGGTGCTATGAAACCTATTTTAGAAACGATCACTATTGAAAATGCTATTCATGCCTTTGCGTTTGAAATGCCTTTTTTTGAATTCAAATGGCACTACCATCCCGAATATGAATTGACTTATATTGTCAAAGGAAAGGGTATGCGTTTAGTAGGAGATAGCTATCTACCTTTCCAATCGGGTGATTTAGTTTTGTTGGGCTCTGGAATACCCCATACTTGGGAAAGTGATTCCAATAATCAAGAGATGGTAGCCGCTGTAGTAATTCAGTTTTCAGAGAATTTCATAGAAAGTGTTATGAATAGTCAGGCTTTTTATCAAATTAAAAAACTGTTGCAATCTAGTGTTCGAGGGTTGTTTTTTCCAAATCCCCAAGCCAATGATATGGCATCACGAATGAAGCTAATTGCTAATGAAAAAGGAGTCAAACAAATTGCAGCGTTATTAAATGTATTTGACGATTTAACAAATATCAAGTGTGAAACGTTAGCCTCTTCTTTCTATGCTCCAAAGAATTCCAAAGAAAACGAAACCCGAATAAACACCGTGTTTAATTATATAAAACAAAATGCAGCGACATCTATGTCATTAGAGCAAGCCGCGGCTTCTATTCACTTAACAACTGGCGCTTTTTGTAAATTTTTCAAGAAAATGACAGGAAAAACTTTCTCAGATTATGTGAATGAAATTAGAATTGGAAATGCCTGCACTCTTATTACTCAAACGGATAAAACAATTGCTCAAATTGCCATAGAATCGGGTTTTGAAAACCAAACCTATTTCAATAGGATATTTCTAAAAAAGAAAAATTGCACCCCAAAACAGTTCAGGATGCAATTAAATAAAGTGTAAAAAATTACTTTTTATCTTGTAAAGCAAAAACTTGTTGCAATAAAGGTGAAGTTCTAGCATTGATATCGGAACGAATGTTTTTTTCTTCAACGGCTATCATTTTAAAAACACCTTCCAAGGCTTTGTTGGTGGTATAATCTGTTAAATCTGGATTCACTTTTTTTACCAACGGTAAATTGTTGTATTTTTTAATAATGCTTGCCCAAACTTTATCGGCTCCGACTTTTGCAAAAGAACTTTTAATTACTGGATTAAATTTCGCATACAGTGGAGTAGTAGTATTGGTTTGTAAATAGGTGGTAGCCGCGCTTTCATTCCCCATCAAGATGTTTTTTGCATCGGTAAAACTCATGTTAGTTACCGCATCAACAAAGATTGGAGTCGACTCTTTAACCGCATCTTCCGCAGCACGATTCAACAGCAACAAACCTTTATTGGCCAAAGAACTCATACCTAGTTTTCGGAGTGTTTTGTCTATGTTTTGTAATTCTTCTGGCAACAAGATTTTTACCTTGTCGTTTTTATAAAAACCATCAGTGGCCGTTAATTTAGTTACTTGTTTTTCAATCCCTTTATTTAAGGCTTCTTTCAAGCCTCCTGCTATATCAACAGTACCTAATTTTCCATCCAATATGGATAAATCAACTGGAACTACTTTTTGGACTTCTTTTTTTAATTGATCTAATAGGCTTCCTTGAGAAAAACCCAAGGTAGGTAATAATAGGAGTAGCGTTAATTTAGTTTTCATAAGTGTAATTTTTTTTAAGAAGTAGCAAAAATAAGGCCAAAAAATAATTTTAGGAAAAAACTACGGTCTTATTATTGTAAACCATCGTTTTTCTTTCAGCATGCAATTTGATGGCTCTAGCCAAAACCATACGCTCCAAATCTTTCCCTTTCATGATAAAATCTTCAATAGAGTGACTATGGGTTACTCGGGTAATATCTTGCTCAATAATAGGGCCTTCATCCAATTCTTCGGTAACATAATGACTAGTAGCGCCAATAATTTTAACGCCTCTGTTAAATGCCGAATGATAAGGTTTCGCCCCAGGAAATGCAGGAAGAAACGAATGATGAATATTAATAATTTTATTTTGATACAAAGCAATCAAATTAGGGGTAATAATCTGCATGTACCGAGCCAGAACGATAAAGTCTATTTGGTATTTTTCTAAAACGGCTATCTGTTCCTTTTCACCACTTTCTTTAGTTTCTTTGGTAAAAGGAATATGATGAAACGGAATCGAAAATCGTGCAGCAACCGAACTCAAATCATGGTGATTGCTAATGATAATCGGAATCTCGATAGGCAATTCTCCTGTGCTGTAGCGCGAAAGAATGTCATACAAACAATGATCGTATTTTGAAACAAAAATAGCCATCCGTGGTTTACGTTCTTGCAGTTGAATAGACCATGACATCGAAAAAGGATTCGCTAAATTTTTCGAAAAATTATCCTTGATGGTATCCAAATTAAAATGGTCTTTAGCAAACTCACATTCCAGTCGCATAAAGAAAACATCTTGGTCACTATCAACATGTTGGTCTAGGTAAATGATATTTCCTCCAATAGAAGCAATATAATTAGTAACCGCGGCTATAATTCCCTTTTGATCACTACAATGGATGAGGATGACAATTTTATTCATTTGATAATAAAGTAGCTATTTCTTAAATTCAAATCTAAACTTAATTTGATTAGTTTTTTAGTTAAAACTTATTTTTATGTTTTGTTTCATTTAATAGGCGTTTTTTTGAAAAATCCGTAAATTGCGTCCTCAAAATACACACTTATTTAACAATGGTTCAAGAACAACCCTATATTCCAAAAAACAAAGTAAGAATTGTTACCGCCGCTTCTCTTTTTGACGGACACGATGCAGCCATCAACAT
The window above is part of the Flavobacterium sp. N1994 genome. Proteins encoded here:
- a CDS encoding GH92 family glycosyl hydrolase; amino-acid sequence: MVFNRNPLLSFFLLLFISFCFAQNNYRYVNVFIGTEGTGHTFPGPSMPFGMVQPGPDNKDHGWNHTSGYQYKDTLLLGFSQTRFSGTGINEMGDVLLLPINPKKENLKNGYYKNTEFGKVGYYTLTKKDDVKVELTCSERVAFHRYTFPEKEAKVLLDLQHGLHFVFDESNPKGLVVESDVKIENSTTISGYCATQNWVNRKYFFTLTFDQPFVSSQLLEKKANEKAPRYFLDFNLNDSKELKVKIALSSVSVAGAKLNRQTEIPNWDFDAVVIRNKKAWDTYLNRIDIEAPQKQKEIFYTSLYHLFLQPSNIADVDGKYRGVNDQIALAPNKEYYSTLSIWDIYRGAFPLLQIVAPEKVNGIINSMLIHHKAKGFLPIWTAWGQDNYCMIGNHAIPMLLSAYQNGFTGFDKNEALKAMVETSTKSHINSDWELYTQYGYYPFDKLDNEAVSRTLESGYDDWCVAEMARKLGSKKIATTFFKRALYYQNIFDNETTFFRGKDTKGNWRSPFNPLQATSPLNNPGDYTEANAWQYFWTPAQHDVNGVIKLLGGKANFTKKLNAFFTTEAENPNKFLGQEAMIGQYAHGNEPSHHILYLYAFTNEPKTGQKYIHKVINEFHNNTPDGMIGNDDCGQMSAWYLLSTLGFYPVNPANGEFIFGSPQIKKAILHLKNGKEFKIEANNYSNENSVNENRFLNGSKIAKSFITYKEIMAGGTLTFEMTNN
- a CDS encoding DUF4197 domain-containing protein; protein product: MKTKLTLLLLLPTLGFSQGSLLDQLKKEVQKVVPVDLSILDGKLGTVDIAGGLKEALNKGIEKQVTKLTATDGFYKNDKVKILLPEELQNIDKTLRKLGMSSLANKGLLLLNRAAEDAVKESTPIFVDAVTNMSFTDAKNILMGNESAATTYLQTNTTTPLYAKFNPVIKSSFAKVGADKVWASIIKKYNNLPLVKKVNPDLTDYTTNKALEGVFKMIAVEEKNIRSDINARTSPLLQQVFALQDKK
- the purU gene encoding formyltetrahydrofolate deformylase; protein product: MNKIVILIHCSDQKGIIAAVTNYIASIGGNIIYLDQHVDSDQDVFFMRLECEFAKDHFNLDTIKDNFSKNLANPFSMSWSIQLQERKPRMAIFVSKYDHCLYDILSRYSTGELPIEIPIIISNHHDLSSVAARFSIPFHHIPFTKETKESGEKEQIAVLEKYQIDFIVLARYMQIITPNLIALYQNKIINIHHSFLPAFPGAKPYHSAFNRGVKIIGATSHYVTEELDEGPIIEQDITRVTHSHSIEDFIMKGKDLERMVLARAIKLHAERKTMVYNNKTVVFS
- a CDS encoding AraC family transcriptional regulator, giving the protein MKPILETITIENAIHAFAFEMPFFEFKWHYHPEYELTYIVKGKGMRLVGDSYLPFQSGDLVLLGSGIPHTWESDSNNQEMVAAVVIQFSENFIESVMNSQAFYQIKKLLQSSVRGLFFPNPQANDMASRMKLIANEKGVKQIAALLNVFDDLTNIKCETLASSFYAPKNSKENETRINTVFNYIKQNAATSMSLEQAAASIHLTTGAFCKFFKKMTGKTFSDYVNEIRIGNACTLITQTDKTIAQIAIESGFENQTYFNRIFLKKKNCTPKQFRMQLNKV